CGTCGTTGACGCCGTCGCCGACCATCATCGCCCGCGAGCCGTCCGCCTGGATGGCGTCGACTGCGTCGGCTTTGTCCTCGGGGAGGACGCCCGCGCGGACGTTCTCCGGGTCGACGCCGACCTGCTCGGCCACGGCGCGAGCGGTGCGCTCGTTGTCGCCGGTGATCATGTGGACGGCGATGTCGCGCTCGCGGAGCGCCGCGACGGCGCGTTTCGCCGACTCGCGCACCTCGTCGGCGACCGCGAGCACGCCAAGCAGTTCGCCGTCGAGCGCGACCAGCATCGCGGTCTTCCCCTCGGACTCCAACTCCCGCATCGCGTCCATCGCGGGCTCGGGGTCGGCGTCGTCGTCGCGCAGCAGTTCCGGCTTGCCGACGGTGACGGTGCCGTGTTCGGTGCGCGCGCGGACCCCCTTCCCGGAGACGTTCTGGAGCACCTGCAACTCGCCCGGTTCGACACCGCGTTCGCGGGCGCCGGCGACGACCGCCTCGGCGATGGGGTGTTCGCTGCCGTGCTCGGCCGTCGCGGCCGCTGCGAGCAGGCGCTCGGTCGCGTCGCCCTCGTCGGCCGCGACTGCGTCCGCCTCTTCGGGGACCGCGCCGTCGGTCGCGGGCGCGACCGGCCGGACGTCGGTGAGCGTCATCTCGCCGCGGGTGAGCGTCCCGGTCTTGTCGAACACGACGGTGTCGGTGTCGCGGACGCGTTCCAGCACGTCGCCGCCCTCGAAGAGGACGCCGTGCTGGGCGCCGATGCTCGTGCCGACCATCGTCGCCGCCGGCGTCGCGAGGCCGAGCGCGCAGGGACACGCGATGAGCACCGCGGAAGCGAACACCAGCACCGCGAACTCGGTGACGCCGACCGCGGCGGGGCCGCCCGCCGCCAGCCCCCACAGCGGGAGCGCGCCGACGACCGACGCGAGCGTCTCGGGGGCGAGCGCCCAGACGCCGCCCCACAGCAGCGCGTTCGCGATGACCGCGGGGACGAAGTACGCCGAGATGCGGTCGGCGAGTCGCTGGATGTCGGGCTGGCGCGACTGCGCCTCCTTCACCCGCTTGACGATCTGCTGGATCGCCGTCTCCTCACCGACCTTCGTCGCCTCGACGACGAGCACGCCCGTCTCGTTGACCGTCGATCCGATCACCTCGTCGCCCATGCCCTTCTCGACAGGGACGGACTCGCCGGTGACCATCGACTCGTCGACGGCGGACTCGCCCTCGCGGACGACGCCGTCGGTCGGCACTCGCTCGCCGGGCTTCACCTTCAGGCGGTCGCCGACGACGATGTCCTCGATGGGCACCTCCTCTTCGGTGCCGTCCTCACGGACGACGGTCGCGGTGTCGGCCTCCAGTTCGAGCAGCGAGCGGATCGCCTCGCCCGCCTGCGACTTCGAGCGGGCTTCGAGGTAGTTGCCGAGCGTGATGAACACGAGGATGAGCGCGGCCGTGTCGAAGTAGAGGCCCGCCTGCGGGAGCACGCCGAGCAACGCGATCACGGAGTAGCCGTACGCAGTCGACGACCCGAGTGCGATCAGCACGTCCATGTTGGCGCGGCGGTTGACGACGAGCGCCTTGTAGGAGTTCTCGTAGAACTCGCGGCCCAACACGACCTGCACGGGCGTCGCGAGCGCGAACGCGACCCAGCCGATGTGCAGGTCGGTGCCGGGAATCGTCTCGGGCAAGGTGCCGGGCGCGAACAGTTCGAGCACGAGCATCGCGAGCAGCGGCGCCGACAGCGCCGCGCCGAGGATCGTGAGGCGGCGCTGGCGCGTCAACTCCGCGGCGCGGGCGGCGTCTTTCGCCGACTCGGCGTCACCGTCGCCCTCGTCGCGGATCGGCTCGTAGCCGGCGGCTTCGACGGTGGCGTACACGTCGTCGCGGGTCGTCACCGACGGGACGTACGTCACTGTGGCCTCGTCGGTCGCGAAGTTGGCGTCGACCGAGACGACGCCCGGGAGGTCGCCGACGGCGTCCTCGATGGTCGCCGAACAGTTCGCACACGTCATGCCGGTGATTCCGACCGTCACCGTCTCCGCGATGGGGTCGTAGCCGGCGCCCTCGACGGCGTCGAACAACTCGCGCAGCGAGACGCGCTCGGGGTCGAACGCGACGGTCGCCTCGTCGGTGGCGTAGTTGGCGCTCACCTCGCCGACGCCGTCCAGATCCGCGACGGCGTCCTCGATGGTGGCGGCGCAGTTCGCGCACGTCATGCCGCCGACGTCGATGGTCACTCGGTGGTCTTCACTCATGTACACTCTAGTACGGGCCCCCTATTCATGCGGTTTGTGCCTTCGATCTATCGGCTCTGACGCCGATACGATCTTCGGTTCAAAAGTGATCGGGGAGATCGGTATTCGAGACGAAAGTGGAGCCAAGCGTGGCGTCCGAGATCGAAATTCCCATGACCCCAGATCGGTAACTGGCAAGTATGACGACGACGATGCGGATCAGCGGCATGACCTGCGGCGGGTGCGAGACGAGCGTCGTGGAGGCGCTGAAAGGTGTCGAGGGCGTCACCGACGTGAGCGCCGACCACGAGGCCGACGAGGCGGTCGTCGAGGGAGACGCCGACGCGCTCGACCTGATCGCGGCGGTGCCCGAGGCGTACGAGGTCGAGTCGACCGCCTGAGGACGCTTCGCTCCCGGTTCCCGCGCGTCTCGCCGGCTACCGCCCCATCGTGTAGAACTCCTCGTTGGGGCGCCAGTCGGCGAACGTCGCCATCCGGTTGGAGAAGTTGAAGAACGCGGCGACCATCCCGATGTCCCACACTTCCTCCTGCGAGTAGCCCGCCTCCAGCAGCAGGTCGAGGTCGTCGGTCGTCACCGCGTCGGGGTCGTCGGTCAGCTTCACGGCCACCTCCAGCATGGCCATGCGCTGGTCGCTCACGTCGGCGGTGCGGTGGTTGCTCGTCAACTGGTCGGCGAGGTGGGGGTCCTTCGCGTAGATGCGCACGAGCGCGCCGTGGGCGACGTTGCAGTACAGGCAGTTGTTCTGTCCGGAGACGGCGACGATGATCATCTCCACCTCCTCGCGGTCGAGCGTCGAGTCCTCGACGAACGCGTCGTGGAAGTCGAGGAACGCCCGGAAGTGGCTCGGCTTGTACGCCAGCGCGCTCATCACGTTCGGGGTGAACCCCGCGCGCTCGGTCTCTTCGGCCAGTCGCTCGTAGATGTCCTCGGGCACCTCCTCGGCGTCGGGGACGGGGAAGCGGCGCTGGGCGTCGTCGAGCAACTCGGGGGTGGCGGTCTCCTCGCTCATACGTCGGCGTTCGGCCACCCAGGATAAATCCCTACCCCCGCCCGGCGGGGCGTTCCGGGCGGCCCGCGGCGACGGTCACACGCGCCCGTCGCGGGTCGTCCGTGGGTCAGTTCCGGCCAAGGAGGACGTACAACACGAGGCCCAGCAGCGGGGCGAGGAACACCACGATGGCCCACAGGAACGCCGGGTGGTCGCTGTTTCGCTGGGCGTCCGTGTACGTCCAGTACACCATGTAGATGAACAGCGCCGTGAACAACAGCCAGATGACGAACGCGAGGGCGCCGCCAGCGCTCTGGAGGGGGAGCATACGTGCACCGCCGCGGGCGGCGAGAATATGTCTTGTGGTGGCCACGCGACCGCCGGTCGGCTACGGGAGTGCCACTCCCTGCACCGCCAGCACGACCGACCCGGCCATCGCGAACACGCCGAGGCCGAACAGCCCCCAGTTCCACAGCATCGAGTCGGCGCTCGTCAGGTACAGCGACCACTCCTTCGGGTACGGCCACAGGAAGTTGACCCCCGCGGGCGTGATTACGTCGCCCAGTAGGTGGGTGAACACCGCTCCGAAGCCGAGTAAGAAGCCGAACGCGACCATCGAGACGCCGCCCGGCACCGCGACCGACAACACCGGTTCGACGAACGAGGCGGCGCCGGCGAACGCCGCGCCGACGATGCCCGCGAACAGCAGCGAGTGGGTCGGCCCACGGTGGGAGACGCCCGGGATCCGGTGGTCGACGTCGGGGAGCATCGCGAGGTACAGCACGGTCCCCGCGACGAGTGTCGCGAACACCGGGTAGCCCGTCGTCAACAGCCAGAACGTGATCGGCGCGAGCGTCAGCATGGCGACGCCGAGGTGGCCCCGTCTGAACACGTCCGGGCGTCGGGGCGGCGACGGTATGAACGCTCGGGCCGCGGGCGGCGACGGGGCCCGGGAAGTGGGAGCGGGCGACTGGTAGGCGGCGAAGGTATAAGACCCGTCACCGCCCCCGACGTGCATGGACGTTCTCGCCCCGCTGGAAGCGATCCCGCCGTGGCAAGCGGCGCTGGTCGTGGTCGCCCTCTCGCTCGGCGCGGCGGTCGTCGCCGAGTTCGTCGTGATCCGGGCCGCGCGCCGATTCGTCACCCGCACGGAGACCGGCCTCGACGAAATCGTGCTCGCCGAGGTTCGCGTGCCGCTGGTCACGTCGTTCGCGCTCGCGGGTGTGTTCCTCATCACGAGTCTCCAGAGCGTCGTCGACGCGGTGCCGTTCTCCGAGGCGCAACTGGAGAGCTTCTTCGGCGACCCCGCGCTCACCATCGTCGTCCTCCTGTGGGCGTGGGCGCTCAACGAGACGGTGAACCGCGGCGTCGACTACCTCCAAGAGCAGGGCGCTCGCTACGACTTCGCGCCCGTCTTCTCGAACGTCTGGACGATCCTCGTCGCCACCGGCACGGTCGGGACGATCCTGTACGTCTGGAACATCGACGTGACGCCGCTGTTGGCGGGGGCGGGCATCGCCGGCATCGCGGTCGGCTTCGCCGCCAAGGACACCGTCGCCAACTTCTTCGGCGGCGTCGCGCTGTACTTCGACGACACCTACCGCGTCGGCGACTTCATCGAGTTGGACACCGGCGAGACCGGCACCGTCGTCAAGGTGGGCGTGCGGTCGACCACCCTCCTCACTCGCGACGAGGTGCTGGTCACCGTCCCCAACTCCGTGCTCAACGCGACGAAGGTGATCAACCAGTCGGCGCCGTCTCGCCGCCGCCGCATCCGCGTCCCGGTCGGCGTCGCCTACGGCACCGACCTCGACGCGCTGGAGGAACTGCTCGTCGACATCGCGATGGACGAGAAGCTGGTACTCGACTCCCCGAAGCCGCGGTGTCGCTTCCGGCGGTTCGGCGACTCGGCGCTGGAGTACGAACTCCTCTGTTGGGTGGCGTCGCCGACGCGCCGGGCGAAGGGGGCCCACCGCCTCAACCGCGCGATCCACGACCGCTTCGCGGAGGCGGGCGTCGAGATTCCGTACCCCCACCGCGACGTGACGGTCCGCCGCGACGCCGGCGTGACCGCGGACACGATGTCCGGCGTCCCGGCGGACACAACGGGCAACGGCGCCGGGTCTGCGGCGACGGATGGCGGGGACGACTCGGACGGCGACCCGGACGGCGAAGCTGCCGGCGACGCTGACGGCGGCGGCGACGTCTCCGGGAGTCTCGCGGACGAGCGAGGCCGTTAACCCGTCCGCGCGCCACGGCTCGGCCGTGCAACTCGGGGCAATCGACGCGC
The DNA window shown above is from Halobaculum marinum and carries:
- a CDS encoding heavy metal translocating P-type ATPase, with amino-acid sequence MSEDHRVTIDVGGMTCANCAATIEDAVADLDGVGEVSANYATDEATVAFDPERVSLRELFDAVEGAGYDPIAETVTVGITGMTCANCSATIEDAVGDLPGVVSVDANFATDEATVTYVPSVTTRDDVYATVEAAGYEPIRDEGDGDAESAKDAARAAELTRQRRLTILGAALSAPLLAMLVLELFAPGTLPETIPGTDLHIGWVAFALATPVQVVLGREFYENSYKALVVNRRANMDVLIALGSSTAYGYSVIALLGVLPQAGLYFDTAALILVFITLGNYLEARSKSQAGEAIRSLLELEADTATVVREDGTEEEVPIEDIVVGDRLKVKPGERVPTDGVVREGESAVDESMVTGESVPVEKGMGDEVIGSTVNETGVLVVEATKVGEETAIQQIVKRVKEAQSRQPDIQRLADRISAYFVPAVIANALLWGGVWALAPETLASVVGALPLWGLAAGGPAAVGVTEFAVLVFASAVLIACPCALGLATPAATMVGTSIGAQHGVLFEGGDVLERVRDTDTVVFDKTGTLTRGEMTLTDVRPVAPATDGAVPEEADAVAADEGDATERLLAAAATAEHGSEHPIAEAVVAGARERGVEPGELQVLQNVSGKGVRARTEHGTVTVGKPELLRDDDADPEPAMDAMRELESEGKTAMLVALDGELLGVLAVADEVRESAKRAVAALRERDIAVHMITGDNERTARAVAEQVGVDPENVRAGVLPEDKADAVDAIQADGSRAMMVGDGVNDAPALASAFVGVAIGSGTDVAIEAADVTLMRSDPYDVVKAINVSEGTLSKIKQNLFWALGYNTAMIPLASLGLLQPVLAAGAMAFSSVSVLANSLVFRSYDPDERYRIFGRFR
- a CDS encoding heavy-metal-associated domain-containing protein, whose protein sequence is MTTTMRISGMTCGGCETSVVEALKGVEGVTDVSADHEADEAVVEGDADALDLIAAVPEAYEVESTA
- a CDS encoding peroxidase-related enzyme (This protein belongs to a clade of uncharacterized proteins related to peroxidases such as the alkylhydroperoxidase AhpD.); translation: MSEETATPELLDDAQRRFPVPDAEEVPEDIYERLAEETERAGFTPNVMSALAYKPSHFRAFLDFHDAFVEDSTLDREEVEMIIVAVSGQNNCLYCNVAHGALVRIYAKDPHLADQLTSNHRTADVSDQRMAMLEVAVKLTDDPDAVTTDDLDLLLEAGYSQEEVWDIGMVAAFFNFSNRMATFADWRPNEEFYTMGR
- a CDS encoding PLDc N-terminal domain-containing protein; translated protein: MLPLQSAGGALAFVIWLLFTALFIYMVYWTYTDAQRNSDHPAFLWAIVVFLAPLLGLVLYVLLGRN
- a CDS encoding metal-dependent hydrolase, which translates into the protein MFRRGHLGVAMLTLAPITFWLLTTGYPVFATLVAGTVLYLAMLPDVDHRIPGVSHRGPTHSLLFAGIVGAAFAGAASFVEPVLSVAVPGGVSMVAFGFLLGFGAVFTHLLGDVITPAGVNFLWPYPKEWSLYLTSADSMLWNWGLFGLGVFAMAGSVVLAVQGVALP
- a CDS encoding mechanosensitive ion channel family protein produces the protein MDVLAPLEAIPPWQAALVVVALSLGAAVVAEFVVIRAARRFVTRTETGLDEIVLAEVRVPLVTSFALAGVFLITSLQSVVDAVPFSEAQLESFFGDPALTIVVLLWAWALNETVNRGVDYLQEQGARYDFAPVFSNVWTILVATGTVGTILYVWNIDVTPLLAGAGIAGIAVGFAAKDTVANFFGGVALYFDDTYRVGDFIELDTGETGTVVKVGVRSTTLLTRDEVLVTVPNSVLNATKVINQSAPSRRRRIRVPVGVAYGTDLDALEELLVDIAMDEKLVLDSPKPRCRFRRFGDSALEYELLCWVASPTRRAKGAHRLNRAIHDRFAEAGVEIPYPHRDVTVRRDAGVTADTMSGVPADTTGNGAGSAATDGGDDSDGDPDGEAAGDADGGGDVSGSLADERGR